In one window of Bradyrhizobium diazoefficiens DNA:
- a CDS encoding PrsW family glutamic-type intramembrane protease → MYLIEALPTVIGTAAIAPALLMLWLVIAAEERPGPPAQVWTAFLLGAASISLLGLARAPFTKMVAAPDNPWAALAMHSVFGVAVPEEAVKVIAIVLVSSTKRRTFANPMDTVVYGAAVGLGFAAYENLAYLVQHAEMWRSLAALRSVLTVPFHGALGIIAGAYLTIARAGTALGANRRHRDWSRLSSRLLIFAGPLALHSAFDFPLLTLQRMPDLDPSLRMWLGAASLLIGFSSIAFAMRLVRRVARHHAPRTEIARERLSQLRRMWALWLAGGGVGFLGLAFVLTSIHHWLINPERNLTLALIPIGLTSILLGLALLAVTTAIYVLGRNRIRTSGEGFSSAHGGG, encoded by the coding sequence ATGTATCTGATTGAAGCGTTACCCACCGTCATCGGAACGGCCGCCATCGCCCCGGCGCTGCTGATGCTGTGGCTCGTCATTGCCGCCGAAGAACGCCCCGGACCGCCGGCCCAGGTCTGGACCGCCTTCCTGCTCGGTGCCGCCAGCATTTCGCTACTGGGTCTCGCCCGCGCACCCTTCACCAAGATGGTTGCGGCACCCGACAATCCCTGGGCCGCGCTCGCCATGCATTCGGTCTTCGGCGTCGCGGTGCCCGAGGAGGCGGTGAAGGTGATCGCGATCGTGCTGGTCTCCTCGACCAAGCGGCGGACCTTCGCCAACCCCATGGACACCGTGGTCTATGGTGCCGCAGTCGGCCTCGGCTTCGCCGCCTACGAAAACCTCGCCTATCTGGTCCAGCATGCCGAGATGTGGCGGTCGCTGGCGGCGCTGCGCAGCGTGCTCACCGTGCCGTTCCACGGCGCGCTCGGCATCATCGCCGGCGCCTATCTGACAATCGCGCGCGCCGGCACGGCGCTGGGGGCCAACCGCCGTCATCGCGACTGGTCCCGGCTCTCCAGCCGCCTGCTGATCTTCGCAGGCCCCTTGGCCCTGCATTCGGCCTTCGACTTTCCGCTGCTCACGCTTCAGCGCATGCCGGATCTCGATCCCAGCTTGCGGATGTGGCTCGGCGCCGCGAGCCTCCTGATCGGCTTCAGCTCGATCGCCTTTGCCATGCGCCTGGTGCGGCGCGTCGCCCGCCATCATGCGCCGCGGACCGAGATCGCGCGCGAGCGGCTCAGCCAGTTGCGGCGGATGTGGGCGCTGTGGCTTGCCGGCGGCGGTGTCGGCTTCCTCGGCCTCGCCTTCGTGCTGACCTCGATCCACCACTGGCTCATAAACCCTGAGCGCAATCTCACGCTGGCGCTGATCCCGATCGGCCTCACCTCGATCCTGCTCGGCCTTGCGCTGCTGGCCGTCACGACCGCGATCTACGTTCTCGGCCGCAACCGCATCCGCACCAGCGGCGAAGGTTTTTCGTCAGCGCATGGCGGCGGTTGA